In Thermoanaerobaculia bacterium, the sequence CAGTACGAGATCCTTCGCAAGGCGGGGACCGAGCGCGCTTTCACCGGGAAGTACTGGAACAACCACGAGAAGGGGACCTACGTCTGCGCGGCCGACGGAAACCCGCTCTTCTCCTCGGACACGAAGTTCGACTCGGGCACCGGCTGGCCGAGCTTCTGGCAGCCGATCTCTCCCTCCGCGGTCGAGACGCACACGGACCGGAGCCTGTTCATGGACCGGACGGAGGTCCTGTGCAGCCGCTGCGGCGGGCACCTCGGCCACGTCTTCAACGACGGGCCCGCGCCGACGCACCTGCGCTACTGCATGAATTCCGCGGCCTTGAAGTTCGTCCCGGCCCAGAAGTGATCACGCCGCCGTACGCGGCGCGATCATCCTGAGCGCGTGAGCGCGAACGACCTCGGTCGCCAGGCCAGGGATCTGCGCGCCGACCCATGTCGGACACGCGTCATTTTGAGGAGTGAAAGCGACGAAGCGATTTCCGAGCGGGGGTCATCGTGGGAAGATTGCTTTGCTTCGCTCGCAATGACCGAACAGCGCACGCGCGAAGGACCTCGGTCGCTGCTGTCCGGCGTTTCGCCTCTCCCCGCGGGAGAGGCCGCGACGCAGTCGCGGGTGAGGGAGATCCCCGGTACTCTTAGGGTGCGTTAGCGCGAAAGGTCGGCGGTCGCCGAGGGAACTACCGCGGTCGAAGTCTGCGCAGGACCTCCGACCCGTCGGCGCGCCTTCGATCGATACGATAAAGCACGGGCCATGCCACATTCCCGGAACCGATGGCGATGTCGTATTCCCGCGATCTCAGGCAATCGAGGCCGCACGAAGCCGTTCGTCGGCCGTGAGAAGCTCGAGCGCGTCGATCTTTCTCGCTGCGTGATGGTAGGTCGCCAGGTGAAGGGCATCCAGAGCGCGGAGATTCTTGTTGGGCGCGACATGACGGGCGAGCTCGCACACCGACGCGGTCAGCTCCCAGATCTCGCAACGGGACCACAGCGCGTCCACGGATCGTTCGGCTCGGATCAAATCGGCTTCGCTCGCCCGGCCGAGATCACGCGCGCGGAGAAACGCCCGCGCCGACTCGACGAGAGACAGCCGGGACGTGATCAACACCCTCGAGCGACGGATGGCGGCCTCGATTTCCGGGCTCGATCCCGCTTCGAGGGCGACGCGAAGGACCGCCGACGTGTCGAGATAGAACCGGAAAGGCCCTTCAGACACCGTCGCGCTCGTCGCGGATTTCGTCGAGAATCCGTTTCGCCGTTCCGGCCGGGAGCGCCACCGCCTCCGGTTTCCAGCGCCATCCGCCCTTGGGAACGGCCGCCCGCGTGATCTCCCCGGCCTCGGCCAGGCTTTCGAGCGTTTCCGCGAGGCCTTCCGGCGTGGGGCGCTGACGGCGCGCCGGACGAAGTTCCGCGACGACCTCGTCGCGTTCCGTGACGAGGATCGTTTCACCCGCCTTCGCCAGGCGAACGTATTCCGAGAGACGCGCTTTCAGGTTCTTGATCCCGACGGCCTTCATTCCGAGAGAGCGTAACTACCGGTGGTCACTTTGTCAATGACGAGCGAGTTTTAGCGGCTTCCGTCGGTGGATGCGCGGTCTCGATCAGGGATCGAGCTCTCAGTGACTCTTCACCGCCTCCGCCCGCTTCCAACGCTCCCGCTGGTCCCAGCCGAGCCGGTGGGCGGTCTCGAGATTGATCGAGCCGTCGTCGTTCAGGATGCCGGTCGCCTTCAGGCGGCGCAGGCTCTCGGCCGGTAGGCCGGCGGTCAGCCGTTTGTCGTCGGGCCCTGACGGGACGAAGTCCCGGTTTTCCGAAACCGGCTGGAAGTCGGAGAACGCCTTTCGGACGCCGTTGACCACGTAGTCGAACTCGACGTCGGCGGAGCCCTGGACGACGATTTCGTCGAGGCCTTTCCGTACGCAGGCAAGAACGGCGAGGCTGCCCTGAGGGGTAGTCACGACGGTGAGACCGTTGGGCGAGCTGACCATTCGGAAATCCTTGGGAACGGCGATTACGGCGAAACCGTTCACGATCTTCGACGATCCGCGAAAGTATGTGCCCGATTCTCGCCCTTCGAGGCAGACGTACCGAATTTCCTTCGTCGGGTCCGTCGGATGAGGCTCGACGAAGGACTTCGTTCCGGTAACTGCGAGGCTATTGAAGTAGCCCCCCCAGCTACTTCCGGTGTTGTAACTGATTCCCATGACGCCGTCCTCATTGGCGCTCCATCCTCGGACGCCGACGTCATTGGCACTCGTTCCATAAACGCCGGTGAAATCGAGGCTGTCTCCCCAGACGCCCGCGACCCCGCTCTGCCCGCTCTGTCCGTGGGTGATCCCTTGAACACCGAACGAGTCGCCTTCCCCATAGACGCCGACGTTCGTTGCGCTGACTCCTTGAATTCCGATGCTGCCGTTCGAATGGCCGTAGATCCCAACCTGGCTATCGCTGGTCCCGGCTATGCCGACGCCGCTTCCGGAGTCCCCCCAGATTCCGGCGGGAAGAGCGAGACCATACCCAGAGGATCCGGAGGAACCGAAGACGCCGATCCGGGAAGCGCTCTTACCGACGACACCGACCCCGCCGGCGCCGTCCCCTTCGATAGCGGTTTCGGACCCGCCGTTGCTGACCGTGAATGCCTTGGCTCCGCCGCTCGTCGATCCGGAGTATGGCAGCGTCAGGCCTCCTCCGCCTCCGCTGCTCGCGATGGTCAACGTCGATCCGTTCGGCGTGATCGTGACGTTTGGGCCGGCCGCGAGCGCCAGGTTGTCGTGGAGGCCGTTGAGCGATCGCACGACCTGCCCATTGGCGATTCCGAGCGGCGAAGCGCCGGTGCCGCTGCCCGAAAGACTCGCGTCGTGCGTGACCGAAGTCAGCCCGCTGCCGCCGCCACCCCCGCCGAGGAGCGAGTCGCGGAACGTCATCTCGAACCCCGAAGAGTCCTGGGACTCGTTGGCGACCTGCGCTCCGGCGATCAGGACCGATCCCGTCCCTCCGGTCACCGTGGCCGTGATCCGGGCGTTGATCGTCTTGATCCCGGACACCACCTCACCGACGCCCGGCTGAATTTGCTCGTAGGGCTGCAGGATGAAGGCCCTCTGCCCGAGCATCGCCCCGCTCCCGTCGAAGATCTGGACGTTGACGGTCGGACTTCCCCCGCCGGTCTCGACCAGGGCAAAGTTGTACCGGAAGTTATCGCTTCCTCCCTGATCGATCCCCTGGATCGAGGCGGACTGGCCCAGAGAGATCGAAAACGACTTCGGCACCCCGGCGAAGAAGAGCCCTTCGGTATTGCCGAGATCATCGCCCGGCTCCTGGTTGTAAATCCGCTCGGCGACGAAGATCTCGCCCGAGGAGAGGACCCGGGCGGCGCCCAGGGCATCGGTCAAGCCGAGCTTCGTCTCGACGACGTTCTCGTAGACCTTCGTCTGGCCGGGATCGAGCGCGTCGTCGAAAGACAGGGGAGAGAGGTTCGCCTGCCCGACCTTCAGGAACTGGAACGTGAACGTCTGGCGAACCGACGTCAGGTTGGTCGCCCAGATCGTCGTGTAGAACTGGGCGCCGTTCTGTCCCGGTATCCGCCCGATTGCCGGGAGGAAGGTCTCGGTCGAGGCGAAGCCTCCTCGGGCCAGAGAAACCCCCGCGAGTGTCGCCGCCACAGCCAGGGCCGCGGATCGAATCAAAAGCCGCCCAGACCTCGTCGTGTCCATGGATCCCCTCCTCCTCGTCCCGCGGCGGAGATCGCCGCTTTGAGTAGCCGCCTGCTGTCGAAGTGAGGGGGAAGCGACGTTTATCTCACCGCCCTGAAGGGTTTTTTGTTCCTTGGCGGACGGTCCCGGAACGCCAGAATGCCGTTGCCGATGATGCCTTTTCCGTCCGCTTCCAACTCTCCTTCCTGTCCCAGCCGAGCAGGGCATTCCGACCGTCGCCGTCGACATTGGCCGGGGAGAGGATCTCAGCGATCGCGATTCTTCGACTTGTCGCCTTCGTCGTCCTTGGCTGCTTCCGGCAACGTCGGCGTCGAATCGGTCGGCGGGCGGGTTTCTGGCCGCCCGACGGTGAGCTTTCCGGTCGTCCCGTTCCTGACGATGACCGCGTGGACCGTCTCGTCCGTTTCCATGGAGTCGGGATCGATCGGGGGCATCTCCCCCGGGGGTCGCGGCGGGATTTCCCCCGGGGGTCGGGATCCGGCGGCGGAGAACACGCTGTTCATGGCTTCCCTCCTCGACGCGCGGCGGCGTCACGGAAGGGGTGCGGGACGAGGCCCGACTATCTCACCCGGTCGGCGACGGCGCGGAAGCGATAGGTGACCGGCGGCGCCGGCTCGCCGGAGGAAGCGGTTTCGACGGTGAGGGCGTAGTCGCCGGGAGCGAGGTCCGTGGAAAGAAAGCTCGCGGCCAGCATTCCGCTCGACGAGGACGCCGCATCTACCGGCGGGCCGACCGGACGTCCGTCCGTCGTCGCCAGCCGGGCGCGATAGGGCCCGGAGTACCGACCTTCAGGTTCGTCGAACAGAAAAACGAGCCAGTGCGGGCCGGCGCCGAGCGAGACGCGGTTGTCCGGCCCGGAAGATCCCGCGTTCCGCGTCAGGTTCAAGGTGAACACCGTGGCCGCGAGCGGCGCCTCCCGCAGGGGGCCGGCCGTTTCGGAGCTCCGGGCTTCCCGATCGTGTTGAACGGCTTTCGCCGACGTCCCCTGAAGCGCCGCCAATTCGCGCCTCGTGTCCCGGTCTTCCCGATAGAAATAGGCCGCTCCGGCGGCCGCGAGGAGCAGGGAAGCGGCCAGGAGAAGCGTCGGGACTCGCGAGCGGAGGGGCATCGAAGAGGCCACCGAGACCCCGGCGCCGCTCAAGTCGTCCCGAAAGCGGCGGACGATCTCTATGGTTTCCATGCATTTCGCGCAGTCGAAGAAGTGTTCCTCGAAGCGCGCCTGCTCTTCGGGAGCGAGCTCTCCCGCAACGTAGCGTTCCGCAAAGAGCTCGGTGTCGATCTCTTGATGTTCCATCGTCGTCAAAGGTGCGTCGTCCGGCCGCATTATCCCGCCGCCTTTCGCTCGGCCTCCTCGTAGAGGGCGCGATATCGCTCCCGGGCCCGGAACAGAACCCGGTTGAAATGGAGGCTCGTCAGGCCGAGATCGCGGCAGATCTCGGCTTTTTCCTGCTCCTGGAGATAGAAGCGAAAGAGGATCTGGTGGTCGCGTTCCGAGCGCATCTCGGAAAGGACTCGCCGGACGATCGCGGCGCGCTCCGAGCGAAGGAGGTTCTCGAGAGCGCTCGGCTCGGGGCTGACGAGCGCTCGTTCGTCGGGAGGGCCCGTGATCCGGCGCGCGGCGATCTTTCGGAAATGGCCGACCGCGAGGTTCCTTGCGAGGGAGCAAAGAAAACCGGACAGTCGGTCGGGCTGGCGCAGGTCTCCGGCGCGGACCTTTTCGATCGCGATGCGGAACGTTTCCTGGAGGAGATCGTCGATCGCCGGCGGGTCCCGGCGGGCACCCCAGAGAACGAGGGCGACCGGGCGCCGGTACCGGCAGACCAGCTCTTCTTCGGCGGCCGGATCTCCTTCTCGAATCCTCCGGACCAGGGACTCCGGGTCGCGACGGTCCTCGGCCGGCATCGTTCCCTCAGTTCCAGTCGCCCTGCAGGGTGAAGGCGGCCCAGTAGTACGGCGACGACCAGACCCGCGTCTTGCGGATCTCGCGCTGGGCGTCCCGCAGGGCGGCCGCCGGCCGGAGGTGCCGGACCAGCATCCCCCGGTAGAAGCGCTCCATCAAGTCGGCGGTCGCGCGGTCGGGAACCTTCCACAGACTCGCGACGATCCGTGGGGCGCCGGCGTACATGAAGCCGCGCGAGAGCCCCAGGAGTCCTTCTCCCCGAACGTCCCTGCCGATCGCCGTCTGGCAGGACGAGAGAACGACGAGGTCCGCGGAGAGCTTCAGGTTGTAGATGTCCCGGGTCTGCAGGAATCCGTCTTCCGGGCGGCCGCGCTCGTCGACGAGCGACAGAACGATTCCCGAGAGCTCCGGGTGCTTCGCGTCCAGGAGGGTGTGGGTCGCGAAGTGAACGATGCGAGCGTTGGCGATCCGGGCTCCCATCGCCACCGGGCGACTGGCCTCGAAATCCAGAGCGGTGAAGCTTTCGTTTTCGCCCGCGAGCGCGGCGATTGCCCGAGCCTCGCGGCGGCTGGAAGGGAGGCGTTCGAGTCGGCGGAGGCCGGTTTCCTGGATCGAGCGAGTGAGCGCATCACCGAGCGGCGGCACCGAAGAGCCCGGCGCCGCGTTCCCGGCGACGCGCGGATCGCGGCGGTCGAAGACCGGATCGGCGAGTACGGCCACACGCTTCCCGGGGGTTCTTCGATCGAGACCTTCTCGCCGCAGGACCGCGAGCGTCGTCGCGGAGGGAAGACTCACCACGTCGTGACGGACGATGATCGGCTCGGAAGGACCGTCACCCCGGGCCGGGGCCGGCAACGCCGCGAACGGAAGATACTGGAGCGCTCCCTCGACGACGATCGCCAATCGCCGGTGGCCGAGCCGATTCGCGACCGGCCCGAGCAGCATCCGGCTCATCGCCCGCGCCCGGCGGTCGGCTTCCGCCCGATCGACGCGGTTCGGATCGCTCCAGGCTCGAAAGAGACGCCGCGCCGCGGCCTCGATCTTCCGGCGCGGCGGCAGCGTGAAGCTCTCGAGAGCGTCGGTCGTCGCCGCCCAGAGGAAGCTCCTCTTCTCGCCGAGCGCATACTCGAGAAGGAGCGTTCGGGAATCGAGCACCTCCTTCCGAATGCCTTCGAGTCCGAGCGGCTGCGGCCGCTCGAGGGCCGCGAAACGCGGGTCCCGGGCGCGCAGCTGACCCTGCACGTCCTCGTATTCCGCCAGAAGAGCATCGAGGGCGCGGCTCGACTCCGGCGCCGCCCGGGGCTCGGCCAATCGTTGCTCTTCTTCGCGGCGCTCCTTCTCGAGGCGGGCCTCCAGCGTCCGCTCTCGCGCGAGAAGGTTCGGGGCGACGTCTTTCCCGAGATCGATCCGCGCTTCCTGCAGCAGCTCGACCAGACTCCGGGCTTTCGACCGCTCGCTCGCGTGAAGCGCCTCGGCGTCACATCCCTTTTGCGGCTCTTTCGCGTGGAGATCCATGAGGATGTCGATCAGAAGATCGTAGCGATCGCGAGTCTTGGCGAGATACAGCGCCCGCTCGCCGAGAGCGGGGATCGATCCGCGCACCGATTCGGTGAGCCGCAGCGCTTCTTCGACGTGCCGGCGCGCGGAATCGAGGTCACCGGACGACTGCTCCGCGCGGGCCAGGTGAAGGAGCGCCGTCGCTTCGTTTCCCCGATCGCCGGACGCCCGCACCCGCGGCAGCGCTTCGCGAAGACAAGCGAGGGCGTCGGCGGTGCGGCCCAGGGCGAGATCCGCCCGTCCGACGTTGACCAAAACGGCGGCTTCGCGCCGCCGGTCTCCCGCGGCGAGGAGCATTGCGCGCGCCTTGCGAAATTCCTCGACCGCCATCCCGGGCTTACCCGCCGCCAGGTGCGCGAGGCCCATGTGATTCACGGTCACCGCCTCGGTCCGCTTGTCCCCGGAACGGCGAAGGAGACCGACGGCGACCGCGTACTGGCGGAGCGCTTCCGCCGGTTCGTTCTGGTCGACGTAGACGTTGCCGAGCGAGTAGCGCGCGATGGCCTCCAGATGCGAATTCCCGAGTGCGCGGAAGGTCGCCAGAGCGGCCTGGAGGTCGTCGCGCGCGCGGTCCGATTCTCCGAGGATGGCGTAGTTGACCGCGCGGTTCTTCAGGAACATCGCCCGCAGGTCGTCCGATCGCACGTATTTCAGCGCTTCGGTGTATCCCGAGACGGCCTCGGCGTACTCGCCCATGGCGGCGCGGGCCACGGCAATGTTGTTCATGGTCTCGGCCACTTCAACGGGGTTTTCTTCCGCCCGCCGAATATCGAGCGCGGCGTCGAGATACTCGAGGCCTTCCTGCTGCTCGCCGACCTCCGAAAAGAAAACGCCGACGCGATCGAGTGCCGCGCCTTCCGCAGCTCGTTCCCCGAGACATTGCGACAGCTCGAGCGCTTCTTGCGCGCGGGAGAGCGCCTGGCGGAGATCTCCGAGCCGCCAGAGGGTTTCACTGATCCTGCCCAGAGTGACCGCTTCCTCACGGCGGTCTCCGATCGCCCGCCAGACGGGGAGCGTCGTTTCGTATTGCGCGAGCGCCTTCTTCGACCCGTCCGCCGATCCTCGCGCCGCGAGCGCATCCGCGACGGCTCGAAGACGCTCGGCGTCGATGCGTCGGGCGTCATCGGGCGCCGCCGGTCGCGGTGGGTCGACCGAGAGCCGGTATTGTCCGCGGGCCGATTTCGCGCTCCGCAGCCTGATCTCGATTCGAAGGATTTCGCCGCGCGTCGCGATGACCGAGAGGGTGACCGGGTCGTCCTCGCCGGCCGCGTTATCGGCTTGCGCCAACTCGGCGCCCGTCGAGGAGAGAATCCGAACGGACGCGTCGAGGTGATTCTGCTCCATGGCGAGGTGAAGGAACTCTCCGGCGGAGAGGCGAACCTCCCAGGCGTCGACCCGGCCGGGAGCGAGATCGGATTCGATGGGGACGCCCGGCACGACGCTCCTGACACGCTGCGCGCCGGCGGTCGCAGGCCCGATGCCGAAGGCCAGCGCGAGGATTCCGCACAGCGCCCGTCCTTTTCGAGACATTCCCGTTCGCTTCCAGTGTAACGCCGTTGCGGGGGGATTCGACCCCCGAACCGTTCAGAGCCCCGCGACGGCGCGGAGGAGCGCTTCGATTTCCGACCGGTGCGAACGGTCGTGCTCGAGCATGCGGAGAGGGATCTCGACGAGACGGAGGGTGCCGACCCCCTCCTGAACGCCGGAGCGGGACCGTTCCGCCGCCGTCGTGCGGCGGAGAGCTTCGACGTTGCGGGCACGGGCCTCGGCGAACGCTCCGAGCCCCTCGGCGACGTCGCGTCTTGGGTAGTCGCGCTCGGCGGCCATGCGAGCGCCGTCGAAGTTCGAAAGCGCCGGCGCCTCCTCGGCGAGCAGCCGCCGGATCCTCTCCCCGAATCCCTCGACCTCGAGATCGGCGAGGTGCCAGACCTGCTCGACGTAGGAAAACGCCTGCGGCTCCGGACGCGCCCGGGCGCCGTCTCCCGCGAAGGCCTCGCGGAAGCCTGCCACCCGGGCCGGCATCGCGGCGAGCCCGGCGAGCCGGTCCTCCCATTCGTCCATGGGGGGATTATCGCGTGCCGCCCGTAGAATCGATCCCGTGCAGTTCTCGCGCCGCACCCCGGCCGACCTCTCCGAGAACCCGATCACGGCCGCGCTGCGGTCGCGGGCGGAGCCGTTCCTCGACCTCACCGTCTCGAACCCGACCGCCGCGGGTCTTTCCCCGTCCGACGAAGAGCTTCGCGACGCGCTCGCCGCGCCCGGGAGCGCGATCTACCGCCCGGACCCCCGCGGCCTCGCCTCGGCGCGGGAAGCGGTCGCCGGCTACTACGCGGCGAGGGGGGAAGACGTCTCGCCGGACCGGATCTTCCTCACCGCGTCGACGAGCGAGGCCTACGCCTTCCTCCTCAAGCTGCTGGGCGACGCCGGCGATTCGATGCTCGTCCCGGAGCCGAGCTATCCGCTTTTCGAACACCTGATCCGTCTCGAGGGGTTGACGGCGATTCCGTACCGGCTCCGTCTTTCCCCGCCGGCGAACCGGTGGCGGCTCGATCTTGCGGCCGTCGAACGGGGTCTCGATTCCGGAGCGCGCGCCGTGCTGTCGGTTCATCCGAACAACCCGACCGGAAGCTTCGTCGGGCGCGAGGAGCGCCGGCGTCTCGCCTCCCTCCTCGATCCCTCGCGCCACGCGCTCGCGTCCGACGAGGTCTTCCTCGATTTCCCGGTCGAAGGCGCTCCCGACCCGGCGGAGGCGGCCGCCTCCTCGCGGGAGGGGCCGCTCGCGTTTTCGCTCGGGGGACTCTCGAAGTCGTGCGCCCTCCCCCAGCTGAAGCTCGCGTGGATCGCCGTCGGGGGAGACGCCGACGCCGCGCGCGAGGCGTCGGATCGTCTCGACCTGATCGCCGACACCTATTTGTCGGTCGCGACACCGGTCCAGCTCGCCTTGCCGCGCCTCTTCGAGATCGGCGGGCGGGCGGCGGTGAGGATCCGCGAACGGCTCCGGAGGAACCTCGCGGCGCTCGATCGCGCGCTCTCGCGCGTGACCGGCGCCGGCCGCTTTCCGGTCGAAGGGGGATGGTCCGCCGTCTTACGCCTGCCCGCGGCTCCCTCGGGAGGCGACATTGCGCTCGCGCTTCTCGAAACCGCGGGCGTCCTCGTCCAGCCCGGCTGGTTCTTCGACTTCGAACGGGACGACGTCGTCGTCGTGAGCCTCCTCCCCGAGCCCTCCGTGTTCGACGAGGGACTGGATCGGATCGTCTCGGCCCTCTCCTGACGCGGGCCCGGCCGGCGCCGCCCGCTCAGCGGACGAGCTTCAGCTCCCCGGTGATCGCGTCCACCGCGGCATCGTCGGCGGGCCCGATCCCGATGCACGTCGCCGTCCCCTCGGGGAGGACGGTCCGGCCGGCGTCGCGAATGAGCTCGGCCGGGAGGCGCGCGGCGGCCGCACGGTCGTGGATCCCGGCGAGCTCGGCTTCGGACCCGCAGGCGAGGACGACCTTCGGCATCCCCTCCGCGAGCCAGGCGTTCCGGGCGTGCGCCGGAGCGCGCAGGAAAGCCGCGATCGCCGCGTGGGCAGCCTGCGCGGCGAGCTTTCCGCGGGGGAGGGCGAGCGATTCGTCGACGACGATGACCTGTTTCACGGCTCGTCGAGGATCTCGAAGATCTTCCAGCGGGCGACGAACCGGCCGCCGCGAAGAGCGCCGGTCCGGGACGCGTAGACCAGCCGGAAGTGCGTCAGGGGGAGCGGCCCCGCCGCGTCGAAATCGTAGAGACGCGACTGCATCGTCCGGAAATACGCCGCGGTCGGCGCCGGCCCCCGGTCCGTGGGGACGACGTACGGCGAGCGCCCGAGGATCTTCCCGTAGTCGTTCATCTTCGGGGTCAGGTCCGTCACCGCGATCCACCGCGTGCGCCGCTCGCGCGCGATCGCGAGCGCCTCCGTCTCGGAATCGGCGAGAAAGAACCGGATCGAGTCGAAGAAGCCGTAGCCGAAGGCGTCGGCGGGCGCGGGGAGCTCGGCGTACCAGGTCACGAAGTGCCCGAGCGCCCACGGGGAGAGCATGCCCTCCGCGCGGGCGAGCTCGGAGACGGGGCGGATCGGCGGCAGGAAGCGGGAGTCGTACGCGGAGACGGCATGGGGAAGGTGGGTGCGCGCCCATTCCATCGTTCGGATGAGGTCGTCGCCGGGAGCGTACTGCGTCGCAAGTTGCCGGCGAAGGCCGGGAAGCGCTGTCGCGAGCAGCGCGAGCGCGACCGCCGCGCGCCACGGGGCGGCCGATCGGCTCCGGAGCCGGCGGGCGAGCCGGACGGAGACCTGCCGCGCGATCTCCCACCCCGCGAGGCCGGCGAGCGGAGCCGCGTAATAGATGTTCAGCCGCTGCGAGAGCGCCAGCCACAGCGTGAGCGTGCCCCAGCCCGCGAGCGCGAGGTGCGCGGGCCGCCGCGGGCCGCGAGCCCCCCGGAGGATCCAGATCGCGAGCGCAATCGGGACGAGGAAGAACGCGGCCGAGAGCGTGTCGAACGCGAGACGAAATCCATCCGCGAGGAGCGGCCGGACCTCGTAGATCTGGAGGAGCATCTCGCGCGGAAAGGAGGTCAGCCCGCCGGTTCCGGACGTCCCGCGGCTCGTGCGTGCGACGTAGCCGATGCCCCCGGCGAGATTTCGGGCGAGATCGGGGATTCTCTCGGCGAGGAGGGCGGTGAAGGCGGCAACGACCGCCGCGCGGACCGCCGCAGCTCGAAAGCGCCGGCGGAAAAGGGCGATCATTCCGTCGGCGGCGACGACCCCGGCGGCCATCGCGAGCAGGAAGACCGGCTGGAACGGTCCGAACGAGATGAACGTGAAGGGCACGGGATCGCCGCGGGTCCAGTACGCGACGCCGGCCGCATCGACGGCGGCCGCGCCGCCGAGGACGAATACCGCCGCCCGGAAGACCTCCCCTTCGCGCCGCCGGAGCGCGTCGATCGCGAGCACGAGGGCGAAAAGCGCGCCCCAGCAGATCGCGCCCTGCCACGTCAGCGCGGCGATGCCGAGCGCGGCGCCCGCCGCCATCTCGCGTCGCGGACCGGGACGGTCGCGCGCCCGGAGGAAGAGCGCGAGCGCGGCCAGCGACGTGAGCGACTCCGCGACGTGCTGGTCGGTGTGTCCGTATTGCGAGTACTGGACGTGAGCGCCGCAGAGCGCGACGAAGAGGGCGACGGGGAAGGCGGCGCCCCGGCGCGCCGCGGCGGCGAAAAGGCCCGCGGCGAGCACCGCGAGCGCTCCCAGGAACGGCGGGACGACGGAAGCGGCGGCTGCGATCTGCTCGCGGGAAGCGGCGGCGCCGAAGAACACGCGCGCGGGAACCGCGAGCGCCACGTCGAAGAGCGGCGGCCAGATCCCCACCGCTCCGCGAGGGAAGTCGATCAGGGGGTCGAAGACGGGAATCCTCGGGAAATGCGCGACCGCAAAGGCGGCGCGCCGCATGTGGTAGAGGCAGTCCGGCGAGACGAACCGCCGCGGAGACCCCTGACGGAGCTCCCTCTCGCAGGCCAACCGCACGGCAAAACCGAGGGCGGCGGCGGCGGTGAGCGCGACGGCGAGCAAGGCCCGCTTGCGCCGAACCCTTCGCTCCGCGTCTGCGATGAATCGGGACAACGCGCCGATGATAACCGTTAGCGCGCAGCGCTCATCGACATGAGCGCGGAGGGCTGAGTCCCGAGCTCGCCTGCCGACGCCGGGCGGCGGCAATAAACGAGCGAGGGACCTTCCTCCGCGAGCGTCGTTCCGGCGACGGGTTCCGCGTGGCATCCACTTTGCTCGGCCGGGGAGAAGGAGGGGTCGAATGCTCGTTGTCGGCTGGATCTTGATGGGGGCTGGCGTCGGCATCGTGGCGAAGGTCGTGTTGCCCGGCCGCGATCCGAACAGCGCGCTCGTGCCGCCCATTCTCGGCGTGATGGGCGCGGTGATCGGAGGAGTCGCCGGCGGAGGAAGGGCGGGTATCGCGATCCTGGGCGCCTTCGTTCTCGTCGCGGTCTACGCGGTTTCGACCGG encodes:
- the msrB gene encoding peptide-methionine (R)-S-oxide reductase MsrB, which translates into the protein QYEILRKAGTERAFTGKYWNNHEKGTYVCAADGNPLFSSDTKFDSGTGWPSFWQPISPSAVETHTDRSLFMDRTEVLCSRCGGHLGHVFNDGPAPTHLRYCMNSAALKFVPAQK
- a CDS encoding type II toxin-antitoxin system VapC family toxin, with the protein product MSEGPFRFYLDTSAVLRVALEAGSSPEIEAAIRRSRVLITSRLSLVESARAFLRARDLGRASEADLIRAERSVDALWSRCEIWELTASVCELARHVAPNKNLRALDALHLATYHHAARKIDALELLTADERLRAASIA
- a CDS encoding type II toxin-antitoxin system Phd/YefM family antitoxin yields the protein MKAVGIKNLKARLSEYVRLAKAGETILVTERDEVVAELRPARRQRPTPEGLAETLESLAEAGEITRAAVPKGGWRWKPEAVALPAGTAKRILDEIRDERDGV
- a CDS encoding zf-HC2 domain-containing protein, whose protein sequence is MEHQEIDTELFAERYVAGELAPEEQARFEEHFFDCAKCMETIEIVRRFRDDLSGAGVSVASSMPLRSRVPTLLLAASLLLAAAGAAYFYREDRDTRRELAALQGTSAKAVQHDREARSSETAGPLREAPLAATVFTLNLTRNAGSSGPDNRVSLGAGPHWLVFLFDEPEGRYSGPYRARLATTDGRPVGPPVDAASSSSGMLAASFLSTDLAPGDYALTVETASSGEPAPPVTYRFRAVADRVR
- a CDS encoding sigma-70 family RNA polymerase sigma factor encodes the protein MPAEDRRDPESLVRRIREGDPAAEEELVCRYRRPVALVLWGARRDPPAIDDLLQETFRIAIEKVRAGDLRQPDRLSGFLCSLARNLAVGHFRKIAARRITGPPDERALVSPEPSALENLLRSERAAIVRRVLSEMRSERDHQILFRFYLQEQEKAEICRDLGLTSLHFNRVLFRARERYRALYEEAERKAAG
- a CDS encoding CHAT domain-containing tetratricopeptide repeat protein codes for the protein MSRKGRALCGILALAFGIGPATAGAQRVRSVVPGVPIESDLAPGRVDAWEVRLSAGEFLHLAMEQNHLDASVRILSSTGAELAQADNAAGEDDPVTLSVIATRGEILRIEIRLRSAKSARGQYRLSVDPPRPAAPDDARRIDAERLRAVADALAARGSADGSKKALAQYETTLPVWRAIGDRREEAVTLGRISETLWRLGDLRQALSRAQEALELSQCLGERAAEGAALDRVGVFFSEVGEQQEGLEYLDAALDIRRAEENPVEVAETMNNIAVARAAMGEYAEAVSGYTEALKYVRSDDLRAMFLKNRAVNYAILGESDRARDDLQAALATFRALGNSHLEAIARYSLGNVYVDQNEPAEALRQYAVAVGLLRRSGDKRTEAVTVNHMGLAHLAAGKPGMAVEEFRKARAMLLAAGDRRREAAVLVNVGRADLALGRTADALACLREALPRVRASGDRGNEATALLHLARAEQSSGDLDSARRHVEEALRLTESVRGSIPALGERALYLAKTRDRYDLLIDILMDLHAKEPQKGCDAEALHASERSKARSLVELLQEARIDLGKDVAPNLLARERTLEARLEKERREEEQRLAEPRAAPESSRALDALLAEYEDVQGQLRARDPRFAALERPQPLGLEGIRKEVLDSRTLLLEYALGEKRSFLWAATTDALESFTLPPRRKIEAAARRLFRAWSDPNRVDRAEADRRARAMSRMLLGPVANRLGHRRLAIVVEGALQYLPFAALPAPARGDGPSEPIIVRHDVVSLPSATTLAVLRREGLDRRTPGKRVAVLADPVFDRRDPRVAGNAAPGSSVPPLGDALTRSIQETGLRRLERLPSSRREARAIAALAGENESFTALDFEASRPVAMGARIANARIVHFATHTLLDAKHPELSGIVLSLVDERGRPEDGFLQTRDIYNLKLSADLVVLSSCQTAIGRDVRGEGLLGLSRGFMYAGAPRIVASLWKVPDRATADLMERFYRGMLVRHLRPAAALRDAQREIRKTRVWSSPYYWAAFTLQGDWN
- a CDS encoding DinB family protein → MDEWEDRLAGLAAMPARVAGFREAFAGDGARARPEPQAFSYVEQVWHLADLEVEGFGERIRRLLAEEAPALSNFDGARMAAERDYPRRDVAEGLGAFAEARARNVEALRRTTAAERSRSGVQEGVGTLRLVEIPLRMLEHDRSHRSEIEALLRAVAGL
- a CDS encoding pyridoxal phosphate-dependent aminotransferase, which produces MQFSRRTPADLSENPITAALRSRAEPFLDLTVSNPTAAGLSPSDEELRDALAAPGSAIYRPDPRGLASAREAVAGYYAARGEDVSPDRIFLTASTSEAYAFLLKLLGDAGDSMLVPEPSYPLFEHLIRLEGLTAIPYRLRLSPPANRWRLDLAAVERGLDSGARAVLSVHPNNPTGSFVGREERRRLASLLDPSRHALASDEVFLDFPVEGAPDPAEAAASSREGPLAFSLGGLSKSCALPQLKLAWIAVGGDADAAREASDRLDLIADTYLSVATPVQLALPRLFEIGGRAAVRIRERLRRNLAALDRALSRVTGAGRFPVEGGWSAVLRLPAAPSGGDIALALLETAGVLVQPGWFFDFERDDVVVVSLLPEPSVFDEGLDRIVSALS